One window of Chloroflexus aggregans DSM 9485 genomic DNA carries:
- a CDS encoding alpha/beta fold hydrolase, giving the protein MEKITIPTGQYTTSLYRFGAGEAVLFIHGSGPGATGFSNWQLALPELGQQFLCLAPDLIGYGDSSHPNPPPQGVRPWLRLWLDQLLHLLDALAIPLYIWLGIHWVARLLSIS; this is encoded by the coding sequence ATGGAAAAGATCACCATCCCTACCGGTCAGTACACGACCTCGCTTTACCGGTTTGGTGCCGGTGAAGCAGTTTTGTTCATTCACGGCTCAGGTCCCGGCGCTACCGGCTTCTCCAACTGGCAGTTGGCCCTCCCCGAACTCGGTCAGCAGTTTCTGTGTCTCGCTCCCGATTTAATCGGTTATGGTGACAGTAGCCACCCCAATCCACCACCGCAAGGCGTTCGTCCGTGGTTGCGGCTATGGCTCGACCAACTATTGCACCTGCTCGATGCCCTTGCCATCCCTCTGTACATCTGGTTGGGAATTCATTGGGTGGCGCGATTGCTCTCCATCTCCTGA
- a CDS encoding glucose-6-phosphate isomerase (catalyzes the formation of D-fructose 6-phosphate from D-glucose 6-phosphate), with the protein MRYEDSNWRSTQRIRLDINNVFGPNGLTLAEIEAEAARAAEAIAAVQNRRTELGWPLLPEQDVTPFEQFAAAHRDRIDTFVVLGIGGSALGNIAVQTAINGPFYNLLPREHRGWPRLLVLDNSDPELNAGALRTLDLKRTMFNVISKSGTTAETMASFLYFRQALVEAVGEERLGDHIVLTTDPSSGFLRQIGQREGWTMFDLPPKVGGRFSVLTSVGLLSAAMTGVNLRELLAGAAYGGELAANPDPLRNPAALGALVNYLCFRKGKPIVVMMPYANRLRDVADWFAQLWAESLGKAIDRHGKPARVGQTPVKALGATDQHSQVQLYMEGPYDKLINFIAVEKYAEDAPIPTAYEDLEGVSYLGGHTMAELIQAEQQATAIALSEAGQPNITHIFPEINAFTLGQFFMLMEMQTAIAGELYDINAFDQPGVEAGKINTYALLGRRGFEERRAAIAARAQALDARWVV; encoded by the coding sequence ATGCGCTATGAAGATTCCAACTGGCGGTCTACCCAGCGGATTCGGCTGGACATCAATAACGTGTTTGGACCGAACGGCCTGACTTTGGCAGAAATTGAAGCAGAGGCAGCGCGAGCGGCAGAAGCCATTGCCGCCGTACAGAACCGGCGCACCGAGCTAGGTTGGCCGTTGTTGCCAGAACAAGATGTGACACCGTTTGAGCAGTTTGCCGCCGCGCACCGTGACCGGATTGACACCTTTGTGGTGCTGGGAATAGGTGGCTCGGCGCTGGGGAATATTGCCGTGCAGACGGCAATTAATGGACCGTTCTATAACCTCTTGCCGCGCGAACATCGGGGGTGGCCGCGTTTGTTAGTACTCGACAACTCTGATCCCGAATTGAATGCCGGTGCGCTCCGTACCCTCGATTTGAAGCGGACGATGTTCAACGTGATTAGCAAGAGCGGCACTACTGCCGAGACGATGGCGTCGTTCCTTTACTTCCGGCAGGCACTGGTTGAAGCGGTAGGTGAAGAGAGACTCGGCGATCACATTGTCCTGACGACCGATCCGAGTAGTGGCTTTTTGCGCCAGATCGGTCAGCGCGAGGGATGGACGATGTTTGACCTGCCGCCAAAGGTTGGCGGACGCTTCTCGGTACTAACGTCGGTAGGTTTGTTGTCGGCGGCAATGACGGGTGTCAATCTGCGCGAGCTACTGGCCGGAGCGGCCTACGGCGGCGAGCTGGCAGCCAATCCCGATCCGCTGCGGAATCCGGCAGCGCTAGGTGCGCTCGTCAATTATCTCTGCTTCCGCAAAGGCAAGCCGATTGTAGTGATGATGCCCTACGCCAACCGGCTGCGCGATGTCGCCGACTGGTTCGCCCAACTGTGGGCCGAGAGTTTGGGGAAAGCGATTGACCGACACGGTAAGCCGGCGCGGGTTGGGCAGACACCGGTAAAAGCGCTGGGGGCGACCGATCAACACTCGCAGGTACAGCTTTATATGGAAGGGCCGTATGACAAGCTGATCAACTTTATTGCGGTTGAGAAGTATGCTGAGGATGCCCCCATTCCAACCGCTTACGAGGATCTGGAGGGGGTAAGTTATCTGGGCGGTCATACGATGGCCGAGTTGATACAAGCCGAGCAGCAAGCGACGGCGATTGCGTTGAGTGAGGCGGGTCAGCCGAATATAACGCACATCTTTCCTGAGATTAATGCCTTTACGCTCGGCCAGTTCTTTATGTTGATGGAAATGCAGACGGCGATTGCCGGCGAGCTGTACGACATCAATGCCTTTGATCAACCCGGTGTCGAGGCAGGGAAGATCAATACGTATGCCCTGTTGGGACGGCGCGGATTTGAAGAGCGACGGGCTGCTATTGCAGCACGAGCGCAGGCATTGGATGCACGGTGGGTGGTGTAA
- a CDS encoding cupin domain-containing protein, with protein MKTAHTADVKSFAIGAMTLRPFAGQELMAVRVEAPKGAVAPAHSHPHEQMTLVLSGRVRFRVGDEWQELGPMDIVHIPGGIEHEAIMEEDSLFF; from the coding sequence GTGAAGACGGCCCATACTGCTGACGTTAAGAGCTTTGCGATTGGGGCGATGACGCTCCGCCCATTTGCCGGCCAAGAACTGATGGCGGTTCGTGTCGAAGCACCTAAGGGAGCGGTGGCACCTGCCCATAGCCATCCTCACGAGCAAATGACATTGGTCCTCAGCGGACGAGTTCGTTTTCGTGTTGGTGACGAATGGCAAGAACTTGGGCCGATGGATATTGTCCATATTCCCGGTGGTATCGAACACGAAGCAATAATGGAAGAAGACTCGCTCTTTTTTTGA
- a CDS encoding alpha/beta fold hydrolase: MGGAIALHLLMEAPDRFQRVVLMGPVGGPCSLSPELDRIWGFYEDPTLATMRNAIRWFAYDEDFIRDRLDEIANMRLAAALRPDVQRSFTAMWPRPRQQAIDQLVVPPSALRRITHPVLILHGHADKIVPYQASLYLMEHLPNASLHLIGRCSHWVQIEKASVFHTLVRQFLEGGIV, translated from the coding sequence TTGGGTGGCGCGATTGCTCTCCATCTCCTGATGGAAGCACCTGATCGGTTTCAACGTGTGGTCTTGATGGGGCCGGTTGGCGGCCCGTGTTCGCTTTCCCCCGAACTTGATCGCATCTGGGGATTCTACGAAGATCCAACACTCGCTACCATGCGGAACGCTATTCGTTGGTTTGCTTACGATGAAGATTTTATCCGCGATCGTCTCGACGAGATTGCCAATATGCGTCTAGCGGCTGCCCTGCGGCCAGACGTGCAACGCAGCTTTACCGCAATGTGGCCGCGTCCACGCCAACAAGCTATTGATCAATTGGTCGTGCCACCTTCAGCGTTGCGTCGGATCACCCATCCCGTCTTGATCTTACACGGCCACGCTGATAAGATAGTGCCGTATCAGGCGAGTCTCTATCTCATGGAGCATCTGCCGAATGCCAGTTTGCATCTCATTGGTCGGTGTAGCCACTGGGTGCAGATTGAGAAGGCGTCTGTGTTTCACACACTCGTCCGGCAGTTTTTAGAAGGAGGCATTGTGTGA
- a CDS encoding SDR family oxidoreductase translates to MSVAILTGASQGIGFAVARRMAQEGYTLIINSRTPERAVALLQSEVPTAQIVAVAGDLAAEMTTTRLIETAQQFGRLDALLLNYGGPPVKPLAEIDDEEWRRSFDVMVVAPLRLLRCALPLFRQSGGGRVVAISSFTVKSPHPGIALSNALRAALVNALKTAALELGPEGILVNAVAPGYILTERIQDWNQSYAAREGVSPADIAQRTTTGIPLRRYGTPAEIAEAIAFLLSPRNGYITGQQLLVDGGLIVAA, encoded by the coding sequence ATGAGTGTGGCAATCCTAACCGGCGCCTCCCAAGGGATTGGGTTTGCCGTCGCGCGTCGGATGGCACAAGAGGGATATACCCTCATCATCAATAGCCGTACTCCAGAGCGAGCTGTAGCGCTGCTCCAATCTGAAGTGCCTACCGCTCAGATCGTTGCGGTGGCCGGTGATCTGGCGGCAGAGATGACAACGACCCGTCTGATCGAAACGGCGCAGCAATTTGGTCGGCTCGATGCGTTGTTGCTCAACTATGGCGGCCCGCCGGTCAAACCCTTGGCCGAGATCGATGATGAAGAGTGGCGACGTTCGTTTGATGTCATGGTGGTCGCCCCGCTCCGCCTCCTGCGCTGCGCCTTGCCGCTCTTTCGCCAGAGCGGTGGTGGGCGTGTGGTGGCGATCTCCTCCTTTACCGTCAAAAGTCCGCATCCCGGTATTGCCCTCTCGAATGCCTTACGCGCTGCATTGGTTAACGCACTCAAAACGGCAGCGCTCGAGTTGGGGCCAGAGGGGATTTTGGTCAACGCCGTCGCACCCGGCTACATTCTCACCGAACGCATCCAGGATTGGAACCAGAGCTACGCCGCGCGTGAGGGGGTCTCGCCCGCCGATATTGCCCAACGCACGACCACAGGGATCCCGCTGCGTCGCTATGGCACGCCGGCGGAGATTGCCGAAGCCATTGCCTTCTTGCTCTCGCCACGCAATGGCTATATCACCGGTCAGCAACTGTTGGTCGACGGTGGTCTCATTGTTGCGGCATAA